One Halobaculum sp. CBA1158 DNA segment encodes these proteins:
- a CDS encoding phytoene/squalene synthase family protein, with protein sequence MPDADRPVATDPDADLAWCHEAVQGVSRTFALTVDTLDEPMSSYICLGYLVCRIADTVEDADHIAPDEQAALLREFDAALDPDDDTDAGEFRASVDPHLPPAEDRSADWEVVAEAERVFATFEGLPPEVREAVVPPAREMATGMAEFVERYADDGGLRIETRSELNEYCYYVAGTVGTLITNLVTTLGSVDEERTERLYEVAEEFGLLLQLVNVAKDVHDDYTEENNVYLPAEWLEEEGVPQEEVVAPEHREDTASVVSRTAGYARGFLDGAQTYLEHVPLVEGNTLAAWSIPYLLAVGTLRELSEHPERAVTGEGVKVSREEVFAVVTAAHEHGRDALPRLRESIATQPFHTTPSTAD encoded by the coding sequence ATGCCAGACGCCGATCGCCCAGTCGCGACCGACCCCGACGCCGACCTCGCGTGGTGTCACGAGGCCGTGCAGGGAGTCTCGCGGACCTTCGCCCTGACCGTCGACACCCTCGACGAACCGATGTCGTCGTACATCTGTCTCGGCTATCTCGTCTGCCGGATCGCCGACACCGTCGAGGACGCCGACCACATCGCCCCCGACGAACAGGCCGCCCTCCTCCGGGAGTTCGACGCCGCCCTCGACCCCGACGACGACACGGACGCCGGCGAGTTCCGCGCGTCGGTGGACCCGCACCTCCCGCCCGCGGAGGACCGCTCGGCCGACTGGGAAGTCGTCGCCGAGGCCGAGCGCGTGTTCGCCACGTTCGAGGGGCTCCCGCCGGAGGTCCGCGAGGCGGTCGTCCCGCCGGCGCGCGAGATGGCCACCGGCATGGCCGAGTTCGTCGAGCGCTACGCCGACGACGGCGGCCTGCGCATCGAGACCCGCAGCGAACTGAACGAGTACTGCTACTACGTCGCCGGCACGGTCGGCACGCTCATCACGAACCTCGTCACGACGCTGGGGAGCGTCGACGAGGAGCGCACGGAGCGCCTGTACGAGGTCGCCGAGGAGTTCGGCCTCCTGCTCCAACTCGTCAACGTCGCGAAGGACGTCCACGACGACTACACCGAGGAGAACAACGTCTATCTTCCCGCCGAGTGGCTCGAGGAGGAGGGCGTCCCACAGGAGGAGGTCGTCGCCCCCGAGCACCGCGAGGACACCGCGAGCGTCGTCTCGCGTACGGCCGGCTACGCCCGCGGCTTCCTCGACGGCGCGCAGACGTATCTCGAACACGTCCCGCTCGTGGAGGGGAACACGCTCGCCGCGTGGTCGATCCCGTACCTGCTCGCGGTCGGAACCCTCCGCGAACTCTCGGAGCACCCCGAGCGCGCGGTGACGGGCGAGGGCGTGAAGGTGAGCCGCGAGGAGGTGTTCGCGGTCGTGACGGCGGCCCACGAGCACGGCCGGGACGCGCTGCCGCGGCTTCGGGAGTCGATCGCGACGCAGCCGTTCCACACCACGCCGTCGACGGCGGACTGA
- a CDS encoding acyl-CoA dehydrogenase, translating to MDFALTTEQQQIRDMVAEFVDEEIKPRAAEIDEEDEFPDDLVDQMAELGLMGMPFPEEYGGADLDYHSYALGLSEIARGSGGLGTVVAAHISLAGNMLYAFGDEEQKREYLTPLAEGKEIGAFALSEAGAGSDVPAMETTAEKDGDGYVVNGGKLWISNGSVADTVTLFAKTDPDAGNKGISSFVVRPEEDDGFIVEGTEHKLGDKGCPTAELRFDDMYLPEDRLLGEEGDGFVQALKTLNGGRITIAARGVGIARAALEDAAEYATQREQFDGPISQFQAIQHKIADMDTKLQAAELLMHKAADLKIRGEPFIKEAAQAKLYASEISREVANEAIQIHGGYGYTKDFPVERYYRDAKLNEIYEGTSEVLRNTIASQVLDE from the coding sequence ATGGACTTCGCGCTGACAACCGAGCAACAGCAGATCCGCGACATGGTCGCCGAGTTCGTCGACGAGGAGATCAAACCCCGCGCCGCCGAGATCGACGAGGAGGACGAGTTCCCCGACGACCTCGTCGATCAGATGGCCGAGTTGGGCCTGATGGGGATGCCGTTCCCCGAGGAGTACGGCGGCGCGGACCTCGATTACCACAGCTACGCGCTCGGTCTCTCGGAGATCGCGCGCGGCTCGGGCGGCCTCGGAACCGTCGTCGCCGCGCACATCTCGCTGGCGGGCAACATGCTGTACGCCTTCGGCGACGAGGAGCAAAAGCGGGAGTACCTCACGCCTCTGGCCGAGGGTAAGGAGATCGGCGCGTTCGCGCTCTCGGAGGCCGGCGCGGGCTCGGACGTGCCCGCGATGGAGACCACGGCGGAGAAAGACGGCGACGGCTACGTCGTCAACGGCGGGAAGCTGTGGATCTCGAACGGCTCGGTCGCCGACACGGTGACGCTGTTCGCCAAGACCGATCCGGACGCCGGCAACAAGGGCATCTCCTCGTTCGTCGTCCGGCCCGAGGAGGACGACGGCTTCATCGTCGAGGGCACCGAGCACAAGCTCGGCGACAAGGGCTGTCCGACCGCGGAACTCCGCTTCGACGACATGTACCTCCCCGAGGACCGCCTGCTCGGCGAGGAGGGCGACGGCTTCGTGCAGGCGCTGAAGACGCTCAACGGGGGCCGGATCACCATCGCGGCCCGCGGCGTCGGTATCGCCCGCGCGGCCCTCGAGGACGCCGCCGAATACGCGACCCAGCGCGAGCAGTTCGACGGTCCCATCTCGCAGTTCCAGGCGATCCAGCACAAGATCGCCGACATGGACACGAAGCTCCAGGCCGCGGAGCTACTGATGCACAAGGCCGCCGACCTGAAGATCCGCGGCGAGCCGTTCATCAAGGAGGCCGCGCAGGCGAAGCTGTACGCCAGCGAGATCAGCCGCGAGGTGGCCAACGAGGCCATCCAGATCCACGGCGGCTACGGTTACACGAAGGACTTCCCCGTCGAGCGCTACTACCGCGACGCGAAGCTCAACGAGATCTACGAGGGCACCAGCGAGGTGCTTCGCAACACGATCGCGAGCCAGGTGCTCGACGAGTAG
- a CDS encoding DUF1918 domain-containing protein: protein MADFEKDDSVVLSDEHSEFDGETGTVTQVMETMFGDATYTVSFEEGTEQGVPADQLEAADGDDSETADGDEE from the coding sequence ATGGCCGACTTCGAGAAGGACGACAGCGTCGTCCTCAGCGACGAGCACAGCGAGTTCGACGGCGAGACCGGAACCGTGACGCAGGTGATGGAGACGATGTTCGGCGATGCGACCTACACGGTCAGCTTCGAGGAAGGGACCGAGCAGGGCGTTCCCGCCGACCAGCTCGAGGCCGCCGACGGCGACGACAGCGAGACCGCCGACGGCGACGAGGAGTAG
- a CDS encoding EamA family transporter, protein MNYLVWSVVAMAAYSLVAPLMRLATAGTGAIPSTVAAFVSNTVLVFATLAVISVSGEGVVEHLGDPRMRYVVAAGVCLAVGIIAYYHALSLGRVSIVAPIFAMFFVASSAVGVVALDEPVTGRKLLGVGFAVVAVVLVAGE, encoded by the coding sequence ATGAACTACCTCGTGTGGTCGGTAGTGGCGATGGCGGCGTACTCGCTGGTCGCCCCGCTGATGCGGCTGGCGACCGCCGGAACGGGCGCGATCCCGAGTACGGTCGCGGCGTTCGTCTCGAACACGGTGCTCGTGTTCGCGACGCTCGCCGTCATCAGCGTGTCCGGTGAGGGCGTCGTCGAGCACCTCGGCGATCCGCGAATGCGGTACGTCGTGGCGGCGGGCGTCTGTCTCGCCGTCGGCATCATCGCGTACTACCACGCGCTGTCGCTCGGGCGCGTCTCGATCGTCGCGCCGATCTTCGCCATGTTCTTCGTCGCCTCCTCCGCGGTCGGCGTCGTCGCGCTCGACGAGCCGGTCACCGGCCGGAAGCTCCTCGGCGTCGGCTTCGCGGTCGTCGCGGTCGTCCTCGTCGCCGGCGAGTGA
- a CDS encoding RNA-binding protein, which yields MSSVPFHYVDLRTFCYATEDEKRVEDALRTFLPEEFEIERVVNAGHHGDRIVVRSARVERADDVRHVLAKLSELTEWDRVLTELDERVDDNNSLFLRLDKQAAFKGDVELGTGITIRAKVEAYPAKHEKAVANARETFEELSENAGGSGGEAA from the coding sequence ATGAGTTCCGTTCCCTTCCACTACGTCGATCTGCGGACGTTCTGCTACGCCACCGAGGACGAGAAGCGCGTCGAGGACGCCCTCCGGACGTTCCTCCCCGAGGAGTTCGAGATCGAGCGCGTGGTCAACGCCGGCCACCACGGCGACCGGATCGTCGTACGCTCGGCGCGCGTCGAGCGCGCCGACGACGTGCGCCACGTGCTCGCGAAGCTGTCGGAGTTGACCGAGTGGGACCGCGTGCTCACGGAACTCGACGAGCGCGTCGACGACAACAACTCCCTGTTCCTCCGCCTCGACAAGCAGGCCGCGTTCAAGGGCGACGTCGAACTCGGGACGGGGATCACCATCCGCGCGAAGGTGGAAGCGTACCCCGCGAAACACGAGAAGGCCGTCGCGAACGCCCGCGAGACGTTCGAGGAACTCTCCGAGAACGCCGGCGGCTCCGGCGGCGAGGCGGCGTAG
- a CDS encoding Lrp/AsnC family transcriptional regulator, producing MDEATRTLIDALVADARESTADLARQTGLDEAVVEETLADLEGAGALRGYTAIVDWEELDEEHISAIVEVNVELDRETDYDDVARRIAESPAVDSLRLMSGDYDFAVHVSGSSMGDVSRFVSEEVAPLPAVTKTVTHYVMETYKERGIRFLDGDDDDRLSVTP from the coding sequence ATGGACGAGGCAACCCGAACCCTGATCGACGCGCTCGTGGCCGACGCCCGCGAGTCAACGGCCGATCTCGCACGCCAGACCGGGCTCGACGAGGCCGTCGTGGAGGAGACGCTGGCCGATCTGGAGGGGGCGGGTGCCCTGCGCGGCTACACCGCCATCGTCGACTGGGAGGAGCTCGACGAGGAGCACATCAGCGCCATCGTGGAAGTGAACGTCGAACTCGACCGCGAGACCGACTACGACGACGTGGCCCGCCGAATCGCCGAGTCGCCCGCGGTCGACTCGCTCCGGCTGATGTCGGGGGACTACGACTTCGCGGTCCACGTCTCCGGCTCCTCGATGGGCGACGTGTCGCGGTTCGTCTCCGAGGAGGTCGCGCCGCTGCCGGCTGTGACGAAGACGGTGACCCACTACGTGATGGAGACGTACAAGGAGCGCGGGATCCGCTTCCTCGACGGCGACGACGACGACCGACTCTCCGTGACGCCATGA
- a CDS encoding thioredoxin family protein: MVQTDSDSELARNDPAPDFALPGVDGDTHALADFADHDAVLVVFTCNHCPYAQAKFDLLNRVAAEYDDCAVVGINPNDADEYPEDSIERMREYVDSGRVAYDAYLRDETAEAARAYGAVCTPDPFLLRTADGDGDFRLAYHGRLDDALNPDDEATEVYIEDAIDAVLAGEDVTLDPGPSRGCSIKWPAE; encoded by the coding sequence ATGGTCCAGACCGACTCCGACTCCGAACTCGCCCGCAACGATCCGGCACCCGACTTCGCGCTCCCGGGCGTCGACGGCGACACCCACGCGCTCGCGGACTTCGCCGACCACGACGCCGTGCTCGTCGTGTTCACGTGCAACCACTGTCCGTACGCGCAGGCGAAGTTCGACCTCTTGAACCGCGTCGCCGCCGAGTACGACGACTGCGCGGTCGTCGGGATCAACCCCAACGACGCCGACGAGTACCCCGAGGACTCGATCGAGCGGATGCGGGAGTACGTCGACTCGGGGCGGGTCGCCTACGACGCGTACCTCCGCGACGAGACCGCCGAGGCGGCCCGCGCGTACGGCGCGGTCTGCACCCCGGACCCGTTCCTCCTGCGCACCGCCGACGGCGACGGCGACTTCCGGCTGGCGTATCACGGCCGACTCGACGACGCGCTCAACCCCGACGACGAGGCGACGGAGGTCTACATCGAGGACGCCATCGACGCCGTGCTCGCCGGCGAGGACGTGACCCTGGATCCGGGGCCGAGCCGCGGCTGTTCGATCAAGTGGCCCGCGGAGTAG
- a CDS encoding YhbY family RNA-binding protein, which yields MTDQELRKRAHDLDVTVWVGKKGVGAVVDELDDQLSDRDLVKVKFHRSAQAGTDVEELAGHLAERVSADLIETRGHTAVLHR from the coding sequence ATGACCGACCAGGAGCTACGAAAGCGCGCGCACGACCTCGACGTAACCGTCTGGGTCGGCAAGAAGGGAGTCGGGGCCGTCGTCGACGAACTGGACGACCAACTGAGCGATCGCGACCTCGTGAAGGTGAAGTTCCACCGCTCGGCGCAGGCGGGGACCGACGTCGAGGAGCTGGCGGGCCACCTGGCCGAGCGCGTCTCCGCCGACCTGATCGAGACGCGCGGCCACACAGCGGTACTGCACCGATGA
- a CDS encoding ribonuclease P, producing MNDDDIAEERIERLDAFARSMARAGERDRAREAVRLARRIAQRHRCGVPRRFERFTCDDCDAYLIPGRNARVRLREASHVVVRCDCGATARYPYRE from the coding sequence ATGAACGACGACGACATCGCCGAGGAACGGATCGAACGCCTCGACGCGTTCGCCCGATCGATGGCCCGCGCCGGCGAGCGCGACCGCGCCCGCGAGGCCGTCAGGCTCGCCCGCCGGATCGCCCAGCGGCATCGCTGCGGCGTCCCCCGGCGATTCGAGCGGTTCACCTGTGACGACTGCGACGCGTACCTGATCCCCGGCCGCAACGCTCGGGTCCGGCTTCGGGAGGCGAGCCACGTCGTCGTCCGCTGCGACTGCGGCGCGACGGCGCGGTACCCGTACCGCGAGTGA
- a CDS encoding archaellin/type IV pilin N-terminal domain-containing protein → MFEFITDEEERGQVGIGTLIVFIAMVLVAAIAAGVLINTAGFLQSKSQETGEQSSKQVSDRLQEVATVGTVTGTNDGSDVVDVVNVSTSLAPGAGEIDLRNATVTWVGPDGTLTLVHEDALSSSTTVGYNATADDSTKYFSTSAVKDADDSAPVINDPDDRIVMSFNVSNFRAQPEADGSGNTFIEGLGEGEEATIKVNTMSGATTTIRFTVPESLGNKQAVEL, encoded by the coding sequence ATGTTCGAGTTCATCACCGACGAGGAGGAGCGGGGGCAAGTGGGGATCGGGACGCTCATCGTGTTCATCGCGATGGTGCTGGTGGCGGCGATCGCCGCCGGCGTCCTGATCAACACCGCCGGCTTCCTCCAGAGTAAATCTCAGGAGACCGGCGAACAGAGCAGTAAACAGGTCAGCGACCGGCTACAGGAGGTCGCCACCGTCGGGACCGTAACCGGTACCAATGACGGTTCTGACGTCGTCGACGTGGTCAACGTCAGCACGAGTCTCGCGCCGGGTGCGGGGGAGATAGACCTCCGGAACGCCACCGTGACCTGGGTCGGACCCGACGGGACGCTGACGCTGGTACACGAGGACGCGCTCTCGTCGTCCACGACTGTCGGATACAACGCGACGGCCGACGACAGCACGAAGTACTTCTCGACGTCGGCAGTGAAGGACGCGGACGACTCTGCGCCCGTGATCAACGATCCCGACGACCGGATCGTCATGTCGTTCAACGTGAGTAACTTCCGCGCACAGCCGGAAGCCGACGGATCCGGGAACACGTTCATCGAGGGGCTCGGTGAGGGCGAGGAGGCCACGATCAAGGTGAACACGATGTCCGGCGCGACGACGACCATCCGGTTCACGGTGCCCGAGTCGCTCGGAAACAAACAGGCCGTCGAACTGTAA
- a CDS encoding mechanosensitive ion channel family protein: MSASTALPWGSQTHPLQVPEPSTPVASVLADLGVPVGLAGPLGSAITFAVVLAAFYLVGRMLVLPLMDRLLDRKQLDSHARGPLRKVANVIVVFVGIAVGFGLAGYGDFLQSLATIAAAATLAIGFALQDVIKNFVAGIFIFTDRPFRIGDWIEWDGNSGIVEDISFRVTRVRTFDNELLTVPNSQLTDDVIKNPVAKDTLRLQFLFGIGYDDDIEHATEIIVEEAERHPEVLSDPAPSVRLTELADSYVGLKSRIWIDNPSRADFVKIRGEYVTDVKRRFDEEGIEIPFPQRDLSGGVELNTPPEAVLGDD, encoded by the coding sequence ATGAGCGCGTCGACGGCGCTTCCGTGGGGCTCACAGACCCACCCGTTGCAGGTGCCGGAACCGTCGACGCCGGTCGCGTCGGTGCTCGCCGACCTCGGCGTGCCGGTCGGCCTCGCCGGCCCGCTGGGATCGGCGATCACCTTCGCCGTCGTGCTGGCGGCGTTCTACCTCGTCGGGCGTATGCTCGTGCTCCCGCTGATGGACCGGCTGCTCGACCGAAAACAACTCGACAGCCACGCGAGGGGACCGCTCCGAAAGGTGGCGAACGTGATCGTCGTGTTCGTCGGGATCGCGGTCGGCTTCGGTCTCGCCGGCTACGGCGACTTCCTCCAGTCGCTTGCGACGATCGCCGCGGCGGCGACGCTCGCGATCGGTTTCGCGCTGCAGGACGTGATCAAGAACTTCGTCGCCGGGATCTTCATCTTCACCGACCGGCCGTTCCGCATCGGCGACTGGATCGAGTGGGACGGCAACTCGGGCATCGTCGAGGACATCTCCTTTCGGGTCACCCGCGTGCGGACCTTCGACAACGAGCTGTTGACGGTCCCGAACTCCCAACTCACCGACGACGTCATCAAGAACCCCGTCGCGAAGGACACCCTCCGTCTGCAGTTCCTCTTCGGCATCGGCTACGACGACGACATCGAACACGCCACCGAGATCATCGTCGAGGAGGCCGAGCGTCATCCCGAGGTCCTCTCGGACCCCGCGCCGTCGGTCCGTCTCACCGAGCTGGCGGACAGTTACGTCGGCCTCAAGAGTCGGATCTGGATCGACAACCCCTCGCGCGCAGATTTCGTGAAGATCCGCGGTGAGTACGTGACCGACGTGAAGCGGCGCTTCGACGAGGAGGGCATCGAGATCCCGTTCCCGCAGCGGGACCTCTCGGGCGGCGTCGAACTGAACACGCCCCCCGAGGCGGTGCTGGGCGACGACTGA